One segment of Dolichospermum sp. DET69 DNA contains the following:
- a CDS encoding 50S ribosomal protein L11 methyltransferase — MANTWWELNILSEPDLEDTIFWRLEKFGCRGTAVEIKGNVSFVKAYLPSFKTQLLDLAALTLWLRQDAMCVGLPLPILSWGLIDEEDWSSSWKQHWQPEEIGDRFLINPAWLPLPESLDRLVIRLDPGVAFGTGNHATTQLCLEALEMRFAEVPQSFLDSPKKGEPLIIADIGCGSGILGVGAILLGAGKVYAVDNDPVAVRSTFSNRALNDIRPESLIPIEGSVDMIRKTINQPVDGIVCNILADVIIELLPEMTAITKPTTWGIFSGILLEQSKAVADALEQNGWIVATLWKKKEWCCLNARRS; from the coding sequence ATATCTTATCTGAACCAGATTTAGAAGATACTATATTTTGGCGCTTGGAAAAATTTGGCTGTCGTGGTACAGCAGTAGAAATTAAGGGCAATGTCTCCTTTGTCAAGGCTTATTTACCCAGCTTTAAAACACAATTACTAGATTTGGCTGCTTTAACACTGTGGCTGCGTCAAGATGCAATGTGTGTAGGACTCCCTTTGCCTATCCTCAGTTGGGGTTTAATTGACGAAGAAGACTGGTCTAGTAGCTGGAAACAACATTGGCAACCAGAAGAAATAGGCGATCGCTTTCTGATTAACCCTGCTTGGCTACCTTTACCTGAATCCTTAGACCGATTAGTAATCCGTCTTGATCCAGGAGTAGCCTTTGGTACAGGTAATCATGCCACCACTCAATTATGTTTAGAAGCCCTAGAAATGCGATTCGCTGAAGTTCCCCAATCCTTCCTTGATAGTCCAAAAAAGGGAGAACCCTTAATCATTGCCGATATTGGTTGTGGTTCAGGTATTCTAGGCGTTGGGGCAATATTATTAGGAGCAGGTAAAGTCTATGCCGTTGATAACGATCCTGTAGCAGTAAGATCTACCTTTAGTAATCGCGCTCTTAATGATATCCGTCCAGAATCTTTAATCCCTATTGAAGGTAGTGTGGACATGATCCGGAAAACAATTAATCAGCCAGTAGACGGTATTGTTTGTAACATTTTAGCAGATGTAATTATTGAACTACTCCCAGAAATGACCGCAATTACCAAACCTACTACTTGGGGGATATTTAGTGGTATTTTACTAGAACAATCCAAAGCCGTAGCTGATGCTTTAGAACAAAATGGTTGGATAGTAGCTACTCTCTGGAAAAAGAAAGAATGGTGTTGTTTAAATGCCCGTCGTTCTTAA